A window of Bacillus sp. DX3.1 genomic DNA:
TGGATGATTGAACTAACAAATGGGAAATGTACAATTAAAGAAAACGACATGCTGTATTTAGAGCAGGATATAGCAAAACAATAATTTATAAAATTAAAGGAGATCATGTATGGATGAGCGTTATTATCATCTCCAAAAAAGAAGAGTTAAAAAGAAACGGAGACGCAAATTTTTCATCTTTCTCATTTTCGCTAGCCTGATTGGTAGCGGCGTACTCTATCTTTTTAATTCCTATTCTTCTCTTATGGAAATATATAGTGGATTTACTCGTGATAAGTCAAAATTACGTGCGGAAGATGTAGAAATTACAAAAGAACCTTTCAGTATACTCATTATGGGAATTGAAGATTATGCAACAGATGGACAAAATGGACGGACGGACTCCCTCATGATGGCAACAGTTAATCCGAAAACGAAAAACATTTCAATCATGAGTATTCCACGTGATTCCCGCGTTACCATTGCAGGAAAAAATCAAAAAGATAAAATAAACGCCGCACATGCTTACGGCGGGGAAAAAATGGCATTGGAAACTGTCGAAAACTTTTTACACGTGCCTGTAGATCATTATATTAAAATTGACTTCAAAGGCTTTAAAGGTATTGTCGATGCCGTTGGTGGCATTACTGTCGATGTTCCTTTCGATTTTTGGGAACGTTCTGATGTAGATTATTATAAACAAATCCACTTTAAACAAGGGAAGCAAGAGTTGAATGGCGAAGAAGCATTGGCCTACGTCCGCATGCGAAAACAAGATCCACAAGGAGATTATGGACGCGCTGCAAGACAACGACAAGCACTTGCTGCGGTGGCGCACAAATTAAACTCCGCTTCAACAGTCTTTAAAATTAAAGATTTAACAACCGTAGTCGGCAAATATGTAAAAACCGATATACCTGTATCTGATGGACTTGCATTATATAACAAGTTGTCCGGATTTGATCCTTCTAGCATACAAACAGTTAAATTAGAGGGTGAAGACAAAAAGCTAAACGATGTGTATTACTTTATTCCAGATGAAATGAGCCTACAAGCTGCTCGTCAAACATTTATGCAAAACTTAGGACAAGAACAATCAAACACAAATGAGAATACACCGAACTCATCTCATGAACAACAAGAAGAGCCATCATCTAACAGTACGAGTACAGAATGGAAAATGAAGACAGGTTCTTGAATAAAGTGAAACTTTAATCAGTAGGGGGATTACTGCCCGCAAATAGCGGGATAAAAAAAGAGCTGATTCTAGTACCAATATAGTGGTATTTGAATCAGCTCTTTTTGTTTGTTTTTTATTTATTGAAATACTGTAAGATCGCTTCAACAATACGCTCAGACGCATGACCGTCACCGTAAGGATTCGATGCCTGTGCCATTGTATCATGCGCTTCTTTGTCTGATAATAATTCATCTGCTAGCGTAAAGATTGTTTCTTCTTCTGTACCAGCTAGTTTTAATGTGCCAGCTTCAATACCTTCCGGACGTTCTGTCGTATTACGAAGAACAAGAACCGGTACACCAAGTGAAGGTGCTTCTTCTTGTACACCACCAGAGTCCGTTAACATTAAGTATGAACGTGCTGCAACGTTATGGAAATCAATTACATCAAGTGGTTCAATTAAATGAATGCGGTTATGATCCCCTAAAATCTCACTTGCTGTTTCACGAACAACAGGATTCATATGAACCGGATACACAACTTGCACATCTTCATGCTTTTCAACAAGACGTTTAATGGCACGGAACATATTACGCATTGGTTCACCTAAGTTTTCTCGGCGGTGCGCTGTCATTAATACAAGACGATCATTTCCAAGCTGCTCTAATACCGGATGACTATATTCTTCTTTTACTGTTGTTTTTAGCGCATCAATTGCTGTATTTCCTGTTACGAAAATACGTGCTTCATTTTTATTTTCTTGTTGTAAGTTCGTTGCTGATTTTGCTGTAGGAGAGAAATGAAGATCTGCCATTACACCTGTTAATTGGCGGTTCATTTCTTCCGGATATGGAGAATATTTATCCCATGTACGAAGCCCTGCTTCAACGTGACCAACAGGAATTTGATTGTAGAATGCAGCAAGACTCGCAATAAACGTCGTTGTTGTATCACCGTGCACAAGAACGATATCTGG
This region includes:
- a CDS encoding LCP family protein, with the protein product MDERYYHLQKRRVKKKRRRKFFIFLIFASLIGSGVLYLFNSYSSLMEIYSGFTRDKSKLRAEDVEITKEPFSILIMGIEDYATDGQNGRTDSLMMATVNPKTKNISIMSIPRDSRVTIAGKNQKDKINAAHAYGGEKMALETVENFLHVPVDHYIKIDFKGFKGIVDAVGGITVDVPFDFWERSDVDYYKQIHFKQGKQELNGEEALAYVRMRKQDPQGDYGRAARQRQALAAVAHKLNSASTVFKIKDLTTVVGKYVKTDIPVSDGLALYNKLSGFDPSSIQTVKLEGEDKKLNDVYYFIPDEMSLQAARQTFMQNLGQEQSNTNENTPNSSHEQQEEPSSNSTSTEWKMKTGS
- the wecB gene encoding UDP-N-acetylglucosamine 2-epimerase (non-hydrolyzing) — protein: MTKRLKVMTIFGTRPEAIKMAPLVLELQKHPEQIESIVTVTAQHRQMLDQVLEIFGVTPDFDLNIMKDRQTLIDITTRGLEGLDKVMKEAKPDIVLVHGDTTTTFIASLAAFYNQIPVGHVEAGLRTWDKYSPYPEEMNRQLTGVMADLHFSPTAKSATNLQQENKNEARIFVTGNTAIDALKTTVKEEYSHPVLEQLGNDRLVLMTAHRRENLGEPMRNMFRAIKRLVEKHEDVQVVYPVHMNPVVRETASEILGDHNRIHLIEPLDVIDFHNVAARSYLMLTDSGGVQEEAPSLGVPVLVLRNTTERPEGIEAGTLKLAGTEEETIFTLADELLSDKEAHDTMAQASNPYGDGHASERIVEAILQYFNK